Proteins co-encoded in one Thamnophis elegans isolate rThaEle1 chromosome 1, rThaEle1.pri, whole genome shotgun sequence genomic window:
- the PSMA1 gene encoding proteasome subunit alpha type-1 has translation MFRNQYDNDVTVWSPQGRIHQIEYAMEAVKQGSATVGLKSKTHAVLVALKRAQSELAAHQKKILYVDNHIGISIAGLTADARLLCNFMRQECLDSRFVFDRPLPVSRLVSLIGSKTQIPTQRYGRRPYGVGLLIAGYDDMGPHIFQTCPSANYFDCKAMSIGARSQSARTYLERHMTKFSDCNLNELVKHGLRALRETLPAEQDLTIKNVSVGIVGKEMEFTIYDDDDVAPFLEGLEERPQRKLAQPAEEAAEKPEEPMEH, from the exons ATG TTTCGCAACCAATATGATAACGATGTCACTGTATGGAGTCCCCAG GGTCGAATTCATCAAATAGAGTATGCAATGGAGGCTGTCAAACAAGGATCTGCAACTGTTGGGCTAAAATCAAAAACCCATGCCGTTTTAGTTGCCTTAAAG AGGGCACAATCTGAACTGGCAGCTCATCAGAAGAAAATCTTGTATGTTGACAACCATATTGGTATTTCCATTGCTGGACTTACTGCTGATGCAAGACTTTTATG CAATTTCATGCGTCAGGAATGTTTGGATTCCAGATTTGTATTTGACAGGCCTCTTCCAGTATCTCGATTAGTGTCTCTGATTGGAAGCA AAACACAGATACCAACGCAGCGTTATGGCAGAAGACCATATGGCGTAGGACTTCTTATTGCAGGCTATGAT GATATGGGCCCCCATATCTTCCAGACTTGCCCTTCTGCAAATTATTTTGATTGCAAAGCAATGTCCATTGGTGCAAGATCCCAATCAGCTCGAACTTACTTGGAACGACACATGACCAAGTTTTCTGACT GTAATCTGAATGAGTTAGTGAAGCATGGACTGCGTGCTCTGAGAGAGACACTTCCTGCTGAACAAGATCTAACTATTAAG AATGTTTCTGTTGGGATTGTTGGTAAAGAAATGGAGTTTACaatttatgatgatgatgatgtagcaCCATTCCTGGAAGGACTGGAAGAAAGACCACAGAGAAAG CTTGCTCAGCCTGCTGAAGAGGCAGCAGAAAAGCCTGAGGAACCAATGGAGCACTAA